A window of Panicum virgatum strain AP13 unplaced genomic scaffold, P.virgatum_v5 scaffold_3848, whole genome shotgun sequence contains these coding sequences:
- the LOC120694169 gene encoding uncharacterized protein LOC120694169, with translation MAVNKLPFVAVAMLLLVVHCEIGQGLPLRHTTAALGLGTKKLSGGSPAAAVEATSDKSAEDEKFAALIPFIARFVALHFSGLVLSHPCVGRVADQCGWNVSVTCVKKAVSKC, from the exons ATGGCAGTTAATAAGCTCCCTTTCGTAGCTGTGGCGATGCTCTTGCTCGTCGTGCACTGCGAGATTGGCCAGGGACTGCCGCTGAGGCACACCACTGCAGCTCTTGGTCTGGGTACCAAGAAATTGTCCGGAGgatcgcctgctgctgctgtcgaagCTACCTCTG ATAAATCTGCGGAAGATGAGAAGTTTGCTGCGCTCATCCCATTCATAGCACGATTTGTGGCGCTACACTTCTCAGGCTTGGTCCTGTCGCACCCCTGTGTCGGTCGCGTTGCCGACCAATGTGGCTGGAATGTTTCTGTGACATGCGTCAAGAAGGCTGTCTCCAAATGCTGA